A window of Cyprinus carpio isolate SPL01 chromosome A6, ASM1834038v1, whole genome shotgun sequence genomic DNA:
AAAACGTCTTAATATTTTATGCTATTTTGCTTCATAAgtagatttattatatatatatatatatatatatatatatatatatatatatatatatatatatatatatatatatatatatattattaataaatttgaaaGTTTTAAGGACATTTACGTTCACAGGAAAacaagtaataaaatattaagaaaaccaTTTTTTCCTGCATTTCTGCTGATTTACCTGGAGAGATGTCTGAAGTGTTATGGTTGGTTTGATGCATAAATGCTGCTATATCCAGTTATATGCTCTGGCTTAGGAGGAGGACTGGCCATAGCTTCGGGTCTGTAGGTGGGTAGTAGTATGGTGTTTGGTGAGAGGATCTGTAGTGACCGTCTCTGTCAATAGACTGGTGCTGATAACCTGGCATCTGCCAGACTTGCTCTCTGTGCTCCATAACGCAACACAGTGTCGGATAAACTTAAAGCAAAATGCACTTACACAAACAAAAGTCAGTTGTTAGTGAGAACAGGGGAGGATTTTGTCTGCTGTAAGTCAAATGTTATCAGTCAGAATAGATACAGAGGATGTTTATCAGAAAGAGAGCAGTAAATAGAAAACAAcctttgttttcagtttgtcaGTACTGGTAAATTTTGATATACCTAAAGACATCAGTATGGGATTCGAAGAAACAGGCCTGCTTTATACTAGGTGTTTTTCAGTATgtatttaaggaaaaataaatagTGGAAATGGTTAGGTTTAAGAGTGGTCAGGTCAACTGTCTGCAATTACAGAAAtgtattacagatgtaattacgtGCAGCTATTTTTAATTACAAGTATACATACAAAACATGTATCTCCAAAATTTGTGctttatcaaatgttttattgaaatcttagttcattagttaatataaatCACGTCCTAAAATCTGTGATGTACCCAAAATGTAGGTCTACATACAAAGGAAACTTTTTGTATGATTAAACATAATTGACAATATAATTAAAGACAAATTTCATCAATCTACATTCAAATAACTCTTCTATTTGAGATGTTTTCCATATACTCACGCGCTGTTGACCGTTTGTTGTGTCCTGTCATAGATTCAAAGTGCACTTGCCACATCATTTCAGAGCACAGCACGCGCAGAGCTGAACCATGAACCTGCCTTTCTACCTCTAAAAGGGGATGCAGAACTCAAGGGGGTCAAAATACATCTTATATTTAAGGAACCTCTTCGTCGTGACATTTCTAAACAGCTGTTGTCAGCCCTATGCAACAGCGGGAtatcatctttttattatttgtactcTAAATACATAACTAAAGCCAAACatgtgtgtaataataataataataactaatcattaaaacataaaaatacgtttttttacacataaaattacggtaaatgtgaaataaatcgAAGCAGGACTTGCAGTGAGTTTGCATACAGAGGTTTGACAGGCGTCCTCGGCTTTTTGAACTCACTCCCATATTTGGAATATTCAAAGTTGCCACGACGTGCGGAATCATCGGCACACATCAGAGGAACATTTACTCATGAAAGAAGATGTTATGAAGGGAACTGTGCAAAATTGTGCAAAGTacaaatgcattcattataaattattttaattatttatagtcAACGGTTAAAGGTTTagagttaaacattttattttagaaggcaattttatgcatatttatgtaatattgcGATACGTTGGCTAATGCATTGAATTTTAAAACTACTGAACTAACATGTATTGTAATTTAAactaattatgcatttaaaaactgcaaaattTCCATATCTATATTCTAGCTTGTTTAACCTTTATTCAGCTAATTTATATCATATACGTGGTTTACCCTGTAAGAAGTTTTTTTATGTCCGAGGGTTGAAGCAACCCCAAAAACGAGATAGCCCCTGGAATGCGAACTTCACCAGGGaagcctgcaaaaaaaaaaaaagaaaaaaaaagaaaaaagaaaaaaaaaagaaaacgtgtATTCtacgtgtattttacccccggaacgtgattggactagttttgagtagcaattgggcgggttttgtagtgaaaacctggcaaccctgctaaCCTGCCACCAGATGTCACTTTAATCATGTTGATCACTCAAAGCTCATCGTTTAGAAAGATTATTGTTGGCTtgaatcaacttttttttttctttttcttcttcatattattttattttgtgcagtaTATTCTTGTGTGATTGCCTAcaaattattttgcatgtaaaatatttagaaaatatattaagatattttaaaagcaactgcTATAAAGGTGATAGAGTTGTCGGTCTCGTTGTTCTTGTATGCGCGTCCACGTGAGCTGACCAATCAGTGACAGTATGTAAATGAGGCTGGAGTGAGTACTCTACTGTCTGCAGACACAAGCGTCAGTTTATCACTGCACTCAGCTCCAGCGGCATATTCGTGGCCCTGGATCGCACAGGTTTACGTGCTAACGGAGAACAGTGCGCCACACATACTAAGGATATCCGTCTTTAATGTGCAATATGACTTTTGAAGAACCGTGTGGAGACAACGCAACGGAAAGGTATATGCTCATATAAATGACTTTTACTTGAACGCCTCTGTCGTTGCACATGGCCTCCTGTTAAGTTTACTTGCTTTGCGGCATCGCGTGCAGAACTTTGATCAAACGACAGTACTAGTCGTGACATTGATTCAGCTGCAAATCGCGTTCCTACAGAACGTTtccctatatatttttttctctttaagagaataaaattgttcattttgtttgtaaatgGAAGCTAATGTGTGTTTTCTTATCATCTCTTAGAATGGACTCGGTTGAAAAGGCACTGGAAGAGGTCCTGACTGCTGCATTACCTCAGGGCTGCATCACTGTGGGGGTTTATGAGGCTGCGAAGTCACTTAATGCGTAAGTGGTCATTGTAGATCAATTCCAAACCATAAATGggtcattgcatttaaaaaatgcaataaatgctgGGATATAGGTAACCGGTTAACATTTTTCATCTGGCCGTCATTAGTCTTAAGGTCATGAGACTACAAGGTGGTTATTAGAGACAAACAAcgataaagtaataaaaaaaaaaacttctacttGTACTTAGAGAGTTAACATCTTGGATCACGATGgctttttgcattattttgcataATGGAGTTGTGATTTTTAGAAGGGCAGATGCACAAActgagaacaaagaaaaaaagtaactgatatttttcattaaatcttgttctgtttttgcacatttttaattgtactttCATCATCATTTTCGTAGGGATCCAGACAATGTGGTTTTGTGTCTGCTGGCCACAGACGAGGAGGATGTGAAAGACGTCGCACTCCAGATTCATTTTACCTTGATTCAAGCGTTCTGCTGTGAGAATGACATCAATATCTTACGAGTGAACAACATGAGACGTCTGGCAGAGATCCTGGAGGGCGTGAAACCAGGAGGAGAGTCGATGGACCTCCACTGCATATTAGTCACCGTATGTGTCATTTCATTCTCCTAGTATTAGTTTATTGCTCACACGCGAGGTAGCCTCGAGCGCACAGAACGATCACAGCTGCACATTTGCGGAATTGTTCATGCATATTCATATTAACTGCCAGGAAGGTGTAGTTAAACTCTTTGAGGGCGGTAcaactgaagtagtttaaagttCAATGATCCATTAGAGCGTCTGTGATGTGGAATACCAGCCGGGCTGGGGCTGCAGTAAACTGGCAGCTCTTCAGTGAGATTTAATAGCAGTGCTGAACTTCTGTGGCTGCCTTTAGTATTTGCAGAACTTCCTGTGCAACTCTGGGGCATTTCTGCAAACACCGTTTCCTGAAAGAAAAGCTCTGTGAAGTGACCATCTTTAACAAATTAGAGAGAGGCCCTTTGAAAACAAGTGCATGTCCATTAACCAGCAGCTGTTGAAACCACTCACTGCCAGACTCTTGCTGTGGACCTTCTGAATTGATCTAGGATTCATTGTACAAGtgcacattacagtttttctcttttatttcacAGACTCCAGAGTCATCCGCATGGAAGGATCCAGCACTCAGCAAACTGAATCGATTTTGCAGAGACAGTCGGGGTTTGGACCAGTGGGTGCCGGTTATCAATCTGCCTGAACGTTGAACCGAATCGGACAAACTATGTCAGCGCTTTTTGCGGGCTCCTGCACTAGATTTGTGTTCTGCTCTTGATGAAGCCTAATGCCACTGAGAATAAGACATGAGGGGGATTAACGAAATGCAATGGATGATGTGTTTTCCAGCAAACCCAATGATCAGAAGTGTGGATTTTGTTTGTCCGGTTGGACAGGCAACTCATGGTTTCACCTCAGAGCAGGAAGAATGACTCGGCACTATGTTCACAGTGCTGCCAGGGAATGACAAGTTTGCCAGGAACTGTACAGGAAACTGAATCACACATGCTGGATTAGAGTACTAAGAGTGATCTGAGAGACTGGAGTGCGTTCAACTGGAATCTACTCAGTGAAATGTGATCAGACTGCCGTAGGTCAGATGGACTATTAAATGATGGGCATGACCCTTTTGCAGACTTACTGCAATTTAAAGACCATAACTTGTGATGTAAATGCTGtcttgtattataattatttaaaagggaATATACAGTCTTTTATTGATTTAGAAATAAGTAACTTGTTTTAATTCAAGCATTCTGGAATATGTTCCgtattttaaactgttaattttaagcttttaatttattaattgtatttatattgttgCGTTCATCgtcagaaattttaaaataaaatgtctgacCCTTATGCATCTGTCTTTGGCAGTGTTTCTATTGTCTGTGAAATGCATGctcatgcatatgcatatatgtttttgttattatatgcATGCATATGTTAGTATCTGAAAACACTAGTTATGCACAATATATCGGTACCATATTGGTGATCGGCAGATATTACAGATTTTCTTATAATCATATGCAATGcacttttaaatttaatcttaaaatcaTAGATCTTggcaaatcttaaaattaaaatccatttttcatacttgtacattaatgttgtgatgcctaaatccATTTATAGCATTTGAAAAcgatttatttaatcatttatttatttattctaaacatgtagaatttgaatagatttttaagGCCGTTTTCTGTTATCAGccgtaaaaattacaaaaaaattttttattggcTTATGGGAATTACAGATTTTTAATATCAAAACATATTCATGGTCAATAAGtatgtacaaaaacaacaaaggacATTTatttgcactcaaaaaaaaaaaaaaactttttgcaacTTTCTGTTTTGATAATATAAATGCAccatatgcaaaatatttcatgAGGCAGGCATATTCTGAGGGCAGTAGAGTAGAGGGCAAGTTTTAAAGTGTCATTGGGCTGTTTTGTCAACAGCATTTTGAAAACCATCCACCAGCTTTCTTCTCTTGTATTGCTAAAAAAAAGCTATTTCCACAAGTGGGTGGGACAGAGAATTCCATTACGTTAACTACGGCAGCTGGGAGACGCATGACGTCAGGTCATTATGGCCTTGTGACTTTACACAAAACAGGAGATAATCCGGGCCCTTACCAAGCCAGAAATAGAAACAGCGCTGAGAGAGTGAATCATACCTGACAGCATCAGCAGGGGTGGGGGTCATGCTAAACGATGGCTGAGTTAAAATgtggacaaaagaaaaaaaaaaaagatagaatgaGTCAAGGCCATTCAAGGCTGCAGCAGGAGAGCTGACAACTAAAAATAGCCCTCTGTTCCCTTTGCTCAGTTTACTGACACAGGACAAAGAGAGGACTGGAAAGACCCTAATACACATTGAATACCACTGTAAACTTTTCATTTCCAGCTAAAGCTTTGCTGCAATTCTCATGCAGTCGATGCTGAGAGGCAGAATTCAGGCTTTTAGTAGAAACTGGGTCATCATAATATGTTCTCAAACAGTAGTCCACCTATCCTCAATGGGTTCACAAGATGTTCCCctgaactagggatgcacaatttatgcatataaatttacatttttggggttTTCGATTGTGTATGCTTTGTCATCATCTAACTCAATGTTAATctttataaacacaaaacactaatgatttaataatgctgttaaatgtaatctttttcaaatctcataataaatatacattttttcatatGGTGTACTGCCAAAATCCactcattttaaaaactattacatatatatgtgtaatcagttaaaaaaaaaaaaaaaaaaaaaaaaaaaaaaaagactgattttttttttttttttgtagaatttaaATATCGGCCATTTGTCTTGTGCGGCCATTCTGCTTTCTAAAGGTCAGAAATTAAGATTCTATTGAATCTCAATAGAAtctatgaaatcaaaacaaaccttcatttttatgttatgtaaAGTTTTATTCTCACACagtacattgtaatttttttaccccgaagttgtaaataaaacaaagataattggagttttacaataaaatactatttcagtttttctacttcaaaatttcaaatttaattcaatgtgttacttacattactttgtaattatttgtgaaatttacttgcaatttctaagtgaaaatgtTCAAAGTAAACCTTacaccattttattattattattattattttttcagtgtctAAATGAGTCTTTCTATCTTCAGGTTGTCTGCATTTTTGGGAGTCCTTCCTTTGTTCTAGAATGTTGTGTAGGGAGGGAGGAGGGGGAAATATACAATAGTGTTTTAGTTGAGAAATAAATTTGAAGCTACACTGGGATCTTTACTCAATCTACACTAACTGTGGTGCAAAAGCCCACTCAGAGAGCCAGACTGCACCATTTTGGGAGGGGTATTTCTGTACTAGGCTGACTAGAAGTAAACAGGCCTGACATTATGTCCCTGCTGCAACGACCTCTGGAGTTTCTACTGCCTGGCCTGCCATTAACCTCATCCTGCTAAATACAGGTTTGCAGGTAAATGGAGTGACACAATGGTACCTCTCCAAAAGTGCCTAGAGCTGGGAAACTCCAGCTTCATGGGGATCATTGGGACCATGATTTTAGGTGGAAGTGAGACGTTGACTCTTCCCACGCTTGAGAAATGCAAATGTTTCTAAAGGGACCGACTGCAGTGCTACAGATCAAACCCGGAGTGCATGAAGGACAATTTAATGTTGAGCTTCTCAGAGTAGTACAGAGCTATTGTAATTAACCCTTTACTTGCCATATCAAGTgattatactattatactatacAGTTATGTTAAGTGATTATACTACGTTATACTACATATTAtactatactgttcaaaagttaaggGACAGGTTAAgagtatgtatgtatggatggatgtatttatttatttattataaagaaattaaagaaagaatctgatcaaaagtgacattaaagggGAGGTGTTtcaatgctatttcatgcattctgaatTACACAGTTAAAGAGTTCAGCTGTGTCCCAAATGAAGCACTATACAGTATGTTCATGTGCACTAtgtatgtactcaaccatgtataGTATGAATTATATAAGATTATTATGTCATTCATAATCTGtctctgatagcccctcccccttcgctAATTAAAGCTGTTACGGTTGAGTgaatgaagtgtccaacattccacacttcatttttttattatttttttttttatttcagtgcatcatccaggtatttaaagtgcattttttctttttgaaattttcagtgtgaatgcactactCACTATTTACATGTATACTACAAAACGTCATAGAATACTGCATAAGTATACGATTTGGGAAGCACatttggattctcatgctaaacatggcaaAAGTGACAAAAAACGACTTGGACGTATGAGTATTTATGAGTATGAGAAATatgagtatttctgtgccaaatacactccttctGGGTTCATATAagttttggaaagtttttttcgAGCCCTGTATGATGTCATAAAGGACGGAATTCCTTATATGGGTACTTCTCCTGGAAAAGTGAGTGCACCCGTCCAGGAGCTCGACTGTTTTCGGAaagtcttttataaatctgataaaactaaaaactctttggagttcggagatatgaaggatgTTGTGTCCCCTTTAAAGACTttcatattgttacaaaaatatattttaactaaacactgttcttttgaactttatattcatcaaagcatcctgaaaacAAGTACCAGGTTCTGCAGTGGGAAGGCCACCTCAGGAGAGCAAGAGTCTACTACGGACTACTGTAGTATGAATAGTACATCCTGAAATACAAAGTATTTATCATTAATGGACACCTGTGGTCTCACAAAGCTCTGGTGTGCTATATAGctgaataataacaaataaataaaaggtgatATATGGCTCCTTGTTTCCCTCATACAGGATTATGGGGCTTATCCTGGAGCTTTTCTGCCGAGCTGAGAGGTAACTTTATCACTAAAAATGACAGGATCACAAAGCCACTTCATCAATCATAGACAAG
This region includes:
- the gadd45ab gene encoding growth arrest and DNA-damage-inducible, alpha, b, yielding MCNMTFEEPCGDNATERMDSVEKALEEVLTAALPQGCITVGVYEAAKSLNADPDNVVLCLLATDEEDVKDVALQIHFTLIQAFCCENDINILRVNNMRRLAEILEGVKPGGESMDLHCILVTTPESSAWKDPALSKLNRFCRDSRGLDQWVPVINLPER